The Tenacibaculum sp. MAR_2010_89 genome has a window encoding:
- the crcB gene encoding fluoride efflux transporter CrcB, whose amino-acid sequence MKQLLLIFIGGGAGSVLRYLVGKLLNNSQTGIPYGTFVANILGSLLIGIILGFAAKNETLTQNHTLLLATGFCGGFTTFSTFAYENHVFLKAGDFTTFAIYTIASFIIGFLAVFGGIFLTKFL is encoded by the coding sequence ATGAAACAACTGCTATTAATTTTTATAGGTGGAGGAGCTGGAAGCGTATTAAGATACTTAGTAGGTAAACTTTTAAACAATTCTCAAACTGGTATTCCTTACGGTACTTTTGTTGCTAATATTTTAGGTAGTTTATTAATTGGTATCATTTTAGGGTTTGCTGCAAAAAACGAAACCTTAACTCAAAACCATACGCTTTTACTAGCTACAGGTTTTTGTGGAGGATTTACTACATTTTCAACCTTTGCATACGAAAATCATGTGTTTTTAAAAGCTGGAGATTTTACAACCTTTGCCATATACACAATAGCTAGTTTTATTATTGGATTCTTGGCCGTTTTTGGCGGGATCTTTTTAACTAAATTTTTATAA
- a CDS encoding N-acetylglucosamine kinase, which yields MILIADSGSTKCDWILLESLDYNIVRRIRTKGVNPSVLKKKDIENILENCSELSFYKKLVTTIYFFGAGCNNKKGSDKIKNIFEKKFTNLSKIAIKEDLMLAVFAASSKPSVVCILGTGSNCCFFNGKVIEQKVKAMGYILMDEGSGNHLGKELLKSYYYRSLPEDLKFSLEKEFKLDDDMVLSKLYGSKMPNKYLAQFARFLFENIEHPYAKEMISSCIGNFIDKQLVNYKNELNEVPLYFIGSVGYHARDIINEELRKRKMRSPENFIRRPLKAFIESIKEDRLFLKEVV from the coding sequence ATGATATTAATTGCAGATAGTGGGTCAACAAAATGCGATTGGATTTTGTTAGAAAGCCTAGATTATAATATAGTAAGAAGAATTAGAACAAAAGGGGTGAATCCTTCTGTTTTAAAGAAAAAAGATATAGAAAATATTCTTGAAAACTGTAGCGAATTATCGTTTTATAAAAAGTTAGTAACAACTATTTACTTTTTTGGAGCAGGGTGTAATAATAAAAAAGGGAGTGATAAAATAAAGAACATTTTTGAGAAAAAATTTACCAACCTATCAAAAATTGCTATTAAAGAAGATTTAATGTTAGCTGTTTTTGCTGCTTCAAGTAAACCTTCGGTGGTTTGCATATTGGGTACTGGGTCTAATTGTTGTTTTTTTAATGGAAAAGTAATTGAACAAAAAGTAAAAGCAATGGGCTACATCTTAATGGATGAAGGAAGTGGTAATCATTTAGGAAAAGAACTCTTAAAAAGTTATTATTATAGAAGTTTACCAGAAGACCTTAAGTTTTCTTTGGAAAAAGAGTTTAAGCTAGATGATGATATGGTTTTATCAAAACTCTATGGGTCAAAAATGCCTAATAAATATTTAGCGCAATTTGCACGTTTTTTATTTGAGAATATTGAGCATCCTTACGCAAAAGAAATGATAAGTTCTTGTATAGGGAACTTTATAGATAAACAATTAGTTAATTATAAGAACGAATTAAATGAAGTCCCCCTTTATTTTATTGGCTCTGTAGGATATCATGCAAGAGATATTATTAATGAAGAACTAAGAAAAAGAAAAATGAGATCTCCCGAAAACTTCATAAGGAGACCTTTGAAAGCTTTTATTGAATCTATTAAAGAAGATAGGCTCTTCTTAAAAGAGGTAGTGTAA
- a CDS encoding DoxX family protein translates to MILKLLTHISRILVGLLFIYSGFVKLVDPIGSQYKFEEYFSEGVLNLEFLIPVALPFAILLIVSELVLGVMLLVGFKPKFTVWSLFGLNLIFLFLTWYSYTYNKVTDCGCFGDAIKLTPKETFYKNVIFMVFIVILILGIKFIKPLISNKIASLSTYISVFISLIIAYYVLNHLPIVDFRAYAIGTNIEQGMQYQEGSDDAPPIHDFEISTADGDKLEEMLSKDKAMLILMTTTEKVNKEGMLEISKVAAKAKSSGYEIYVLTSDMMMADVIYEENYDALNAFKKEYNLPYTFGSCDEKAIKTVIRANPGIVTVKKGIIDGKWNWTDADDVEL, encoded by the coding sequence ATGATATTAAAATTACTAACTCATATTTCAAGAATACTAGTAGGTCTTTTATTTATTTATTCTGGATTTGTAAAATTAGTTGACCCAATAGGGTCTCAATATAAATTTGAAGAATATTTTAGTGAAGGAGTTTTAAATTTAGAATTTTTAATTCCAGTTGCACTGCCTTTTGCCATTCTTTTAATAGTTTCTGAATTAGTTTTAGGTGTTATGCTGTTAGTTGGTTTTAAACCTAAGTTTACTGTTTGGAGTTTATTTGGTTTAAATTTAATCTTCTTATTTTTAACTTGGTATTCATATACATACAACAAAGTAACTGACTGTGGTTGTTTTGGTGACGCTATAAAGCTAACTCCTAAAGAAACCTTTTACAAGAATGTTATTTTTATGGTGTTTATTGTAATTTTAATTTTAGGCATAAAATTTATTAAACCCTTAATATCAAATAAAATAGCTTCATTATCTACTTATATTTCTGTTTTCATTTCTTTAATTATTGCTTATTATGTTTTAAACCATTTACCAATTGTTGATTTTAGAGCCTATGCTATAGGAACAAATATTGAACAAGGTATGCAATATCAAGAAGGAAGTGATGATGCTCCTCCTATTCATGATTTTGAAATTAGTACAGCAGATGGTGATAAATTAGAGGAAATGCTTTCTAAAGACAAAGCAATGCTAATTCTTATGACCACTACAGAAAAAGTTAACAAAGAAGGTATGCTTGAAATTTCAAAGGTTGCTGCAAAAGCTAAGAGCAGTGGTTATGAAATTTATGTTCTAACATCAGATATGATGATGGCTGATGTTATTTATGAAGAAAATTACGATGCTTTAAATGCTTTCAAAAAAGAATACAATTTACCATATACTTTTGGTAGTTGTGATGAGAAAGCTATAAAAACTGTAATTAGAGCTAACCCAGGAATAGTAACTGTTAAAAAAGGTATTATTGATGGTAAATGGAATTGGACAGATGCTGATGATGTAGAATTATAA
- a CDS encoding metallophosphoesterase, whose amino-acid sequence MKRRKFLKKSIFGTIGLGLLTGLYTWQIEPFWLEFVKKKMPIKNLPSALEGKTLMQISDVHIGNRFDYQYIIDSFKKAQEYNPDFVVYTGDYVSYENEEQFTQLETVLKHVVKGNLGTVGVLGNHDYGHNWLEQNVADKITSLLEQSGVTILSNTHKEVAGLNFIGFDDYWGLNFNPEKAMTTFDINKANVALCHNPDVCDIDIWRGFNSWILSGHTHGGQCKAPFLPPPMLPVKNKKYSSGEIDLEDGRTLYINRAVGHLWQVRFNVRPEITVFELTNA is encoded by the coding sequence ATGAAAAGAAGAAAATTTTTAAAAAAATCTATTTTCGGTACTATAGGCTTAGGATTGTTGACTGGTTTGTATACATGGCAAATAGAACCTTTTTGGTTAGAGTTTGTTAAGAAAAAAATGCCAATTAAAAATTTACCTTCCGCATTAGAAGGGAAAACATTAATGCAAATAAGCGATGTGCATATTGGTAACAGATTTGACTATCAGTACATCATAGATAGTTTTAAAAAAGCGCAAGAATACAACCCTGATTTTGTAGTATATACAGGAGATTATGTTAGTTATGAGAATGAAGAACAATTTACTCAGTTAGAAACTGTTTTAAAACATGTAGTAAAAGGAAATTTAGGAACAGTAGGGGTTTTAGGAAATCATGATTATGGACATAATTGGCTAGAACAAAATGTAGCAGATAAAATAACAAGTTTACTTGAACAATCTGGAGTTACCATTTTAAGTAATACTCATAAAGAAGTAGCTGGTTTAAATTTTATAGGATTTGATGATTATTGGGGGCTTAATTTTAATCCTGAAAAGGCGATGACTACTTTTGATATAAACAAAGCGAATGTAGCATTGTGTCATAACCCTGATGTATGCGATATAGATATATGGAGGGGGTTCAATAGCTGGATACTTTCCGGGCATACTCATGGAGGGCAATGTAAAGCTCCTTTTTTACCACCACCTATGCTTCCTGTTAAAAATAAAAAGTATTCTTCAGGCGAAATTGATTTAGAAGATGGTAGAACTTTGTACATAAATAGAGCAGTGGGACATTTATGGCAAGTGCGATTTAATGTAAGGCCAGAAATAACTGTTTTTGAACTAACAAATGCTTAA
- a CDS encoding DUF1599 domain-containing protein, producing MQNTSKQYDLVIDECRSLFVKKMSDYGSAWRILRLPSLTDQIFIKAQRIRQLQENTVRKVDEGEKSEFIGIINYSIMALIQLELGIVDQPDLSTEKAGELYDKHSNITKELMENKNHDYGEAWRDMRISSLTDLILQKLLRVKQIEDNKGKTLVSEGIDANYQDMINYAIFALIHHSELDS from the coding sequence ATGCAAAATACCTCAAAACAGTACGACTTAGTTATTGATGAATGTAGAAGTTTATTTGTTAAAAAAATGTCTGACTATGGCAGTGCTTGGAGAATTTTAAGGTTACCTTCTCTTACAGATCAAATTTTTATTAAAGCTCAACGTATACGTCAATTACAGGAAAATACTGTTCGTAAAGTTGATGAAGGAGAGAAATCTGAATTTATAGGAATTATCAATTACTCTATCATGGCTTTGATACAGTTAGAACTGGGTATTGTAGATCAACCAGATCTATCAACTGAAAAAGCTGGTGAATTATACGATAAACATTCAAACATTACTAAAGAGTTAATGGAAAACAAAAATCATGATTATGGTGAAGCTTGGAGAGACATGCGTATTTCATCATTAACAGATTTAATTTTGCAAAAATTACTTCGAGTAAAGCAGATTGAAGATAATAAAGGAAAAACATTAGTTTCTGAAGGAATTGACGCAAATTATCAAGATATGATAAATTATGCTATTTTTGCTTTAATTCATCACTCAGAATTAGACAGTTAA
- the cdaA gene encoding diadenylate cyclase CdaA, with product MDLDFIDFSFLDVLDIILVAALLYYIYKLLKGTVAINIVIGIAFIFIIWKMTQALNMEMLSGILGYLLSGGVIALIIVFQQEIRKFLLMIGTTNFSTKRGFLTQLKFLQSEISFEVDTEVILKACVNLSKTKTGALIVIERTNNLDFLVSTGDKMNALVNEAILESIFYKNSPLHDGATIIRDNYVVATRVILPISDNSQIPSRFGLRHRAAIGVSEKTDAICMLVSEETGEISYIKDGGFELYNSLEELSKKLQKDVME from the coding sequence ATAGATTTGGATTTTATTGATTTTTCTTTTTTAGATGTATTAGATATTATTTTAGTAGCTGCTCTTTTATATTATATATACAAGTTATTAAAAGGTACAGTAGCTATAAATATCGTAATAGGTATTGCATTTATTTTTATAATATGGAAGATGACTCAAGCACTAAATATGGAAATGCTTAGTGGTATTTTAGGGTACTTATTATCTGGTGGAGTTATTGCTTTAATTATTGTATTTCAGCAAGAAATAAGAAAGTTTTTATTAATGATAGGAACTACTAATTTTTCAACTAAAAGAGGTTTTTTAACTCAGTTAAAGTTTTTACAATCTGAGATTAGTTTTGAGGTTGATACTGAGGTGATTTTAAAGGCTTGTGTTAACTTATCAAAAACTAAAACAGGAGCATTAATTGTAATTGAACGAACTAATAATTTAGATTTTTTAGTAAGTACAGGTGATAAAATGAATGCCTTAGTAAACGAAGCAATTCTTGAAAGTATTTTTTATAAAAACAGCCCTTTACATGATGGAGCTACAATAATTAGAGATAATTATGTGGTAGCAACTCGTGTGATTTTACCAATTTCTGATAATTCTCAAATACCTTCTCGTTTTGGTTTACGTCATAGGGCAGCAATAGGAGTTTCAGAGAAAACGGATGCTATTTGTATGTTAGTTTCTGAAGAAACAGGGGAAATTTCATATATAAAAGATGGAGGTTTTGAGCTATACAACAGCTTAGAGGAATTATCAAAAAAACTCCAAAAAGACGTAATGGAATAA
- the folP gene encoding dihydropteroate synthase, whose translation MTINCKGNLIDLSSPKVMGILNITPDSFFDGGKYNSEKDIIHQVEKMLSEGATFIDVGAYSSRPGAKHISEQEELQRIVPVIELLTKEFPEILISIDTFRSKVAEETILKGGAIINDISGGAMDANMFTTIAKLQVPYIIMHMQGTPQNMQANPQYDNIVKEVISFFAAQLFKLKEKKVNDVIIDVGFGFGKTIAHNFELLKKLELFKNLDAPILTGISRKSMLYKTLGCSVKEALNATTVANTVALMNGTHILRVHDVKEAVEAVTIFNQL comes from the coding sequence ATGACGATTAATTGTAAAGGAAATTTAATAGATCTATCATCTCCAAAAGTTATGGGGATTTTAAATATTACTCCAGATTCGTTTTTTGATGGTGGAAAATATAATTCAGAGAAAGATATAATACACCAAGTAGAAAAAATGTTGAGCGAAGGTGCTACTTTTATTGATGTCGGCGCTTATTCGTCTAGGCCGGGTGCAAAGCATATTTCTGAACAAGAAGAATTACAACGAATTGTACCAGTAATAGAGTTGTTAACGAAAGAATTCCCTGAAATTCTTATTTCAATTGATACTTTTAGGAGTAAAGTAGCTGAAGAAACAATTTTAAAAGGAGGTGCAATTATCAATGATATCTCAGGAGGTGCAATGGATGCTAATATGTTTACAACAATTGCAAAATTACAAGTACCTTACATAATAATGCACATGCAGGGTACTCCACAAAACATGCAAGCCAATCCGCAGTATGATAATATAGTAAAAGAAGTGATTTCTTTTTTTGCGGCGCAGTTATTTAAACTTAAAGAAAAAAAAGTGAATGATGTTATTATTGATGTTGGTTTTGGTTTTGGAAAAACAATAGCTCATAATTTTGAATTATTAAAAAAATTAGAATTATTCAAAAACTTAGATGCACCTATATTAACAGGTATCTCTAGAAAATCTATGCTATATAAAACCTTAGGTTGTTCAGTTAAAGAGGCATTAAACGCTACTACAGTGGCGAATACAGTTGCCTTAATGAATGGTACACATATATTGCGTGTACATGATGTGAAAGAAGCTGTAGAAGCTGTTACTATTTTTAATCAATTGTAG
- a CDS encoding crotonase/enoyl-CoA hydratase family protein, whose protein sequence is MTNLTEYKEEEHYAIITLNNGKVNAISHEVIDNLNLCLDKAENNKKVVILTGKPGVFSGGYDLKSMTASPKSALDLVTKGSKLSLRMLSFPMPIIIACNGHAIAKGAFLLLSADYRLGTDGDFKIGLNEVMIGMTMHNAGIEIAKARLTPVSLNRSVNNSEIYTPKDAISAGFLDKIVPQEHLLPTAIKIAEMFTQLNPKAHAATKLKVRQTSLEKIEKAIQQDIKEGLTPPSK, encoded by the coding sequence ATGACCAATTTAACAGAGTATAAAGAAGAAGAACACTATGCAATTATTACCTTAAATAACGGTAAAGTAAATGCTATTTCTCATGAAGTTATTGATAATCTAAACCTATGCTTAGATAAAGCCGAAAACAATAAAAAGGTTGTTATATTAACTGGAAAACCTGGAGTTTTCTCAGGAGGGTACGATTTAAAATCTATGACTGCATCTCCTAAATCAGCACTAGACCTTGTTACCAAAGGATCAAAATTATCACTTAGAATGCTTTCTTTCCCTATGCCAATTATAATAGCTTGTAACGGTCATGCTATAGCAAAAGGAGCTTTTTTATTATTATCCGCTGATTATCGTTTAGGTACTGATGGTGATTTTAAAATAGGGTTAAATGAAGTAATGATTGGAATGACTATGCATAATGCAGGAATAGAAATTGCAAAAGCTCGTTTAACTCCAGTATCTCTTAATCGTAGTGTAAATAACTCAGAAATCTACACTCCTAAAGATGCTATTTCCGCTGGTTTTTTAGACAAAATTGTTCCACAAGAACATTTATTACCAACTGCAATTAAAATTGCTGAAATGTTTACACAATTAAACCCTAAAGCACATGCAGCTACGAAACTAAAAGTAAGACAAACTTCTTTAGAAAAGATAGAAAAAGCTATACAACAAGACATAAAAGAAGGTTTAACTCCTCCTTCTAAATAA
- a CDS encoding TIGR00730 family Rossman fold protein: MKLNNIVVFCGSSLGFNEVYKNIAVNLGSYFAKNNITLVYGGGKIGMMGAIASEIIEKRGKVVGVIPDLLKKEEVVHSNITKIIITKTMSERKVIMSKMIDGYITLPGGFGTLDELFEALTLQQLHIEQKPVGVLNVNGFFDATIKQLDFMVKEGFLKPENRALLLIDETIDGLMEKMKNYTAPEKTHVINKVVS; this comes from the coding sequence ATGAAATTAAATAACATTGTTGTTTTTTGTGGTTCTAGTCTGGGCTTCAATGAAGTCTATAAAAATATTGCAGTTAATTTAGGTAGTTATTTTGCAAAAAATAATATTACCCTAGTTTATGGTGGTGGTAAAATAGGAATGATGGGTGCTATAGCCAGTGAAATTATTGAAAAAAGAGGTAAGGTTGTTGGGGTAATTCCTGATTTATTAAAGAAGGAAGAAGTAGTACATTCTAATATTACAAAAATTATTATTACTAAAACAATGAGTGAGCGTAAAGTAATAATGAGCAAAATGATTGATGGTTATATAACATTGCCAGGAGGATTTGGTACTTTAGATGAGCTTTTTGAAGCTTTAACGTTACAACAGTTACATATTGAACAAAAACCTGTTGGAGTATTAAATGTGAATGGTTTTTTTGATGCTACAATTAAACAGTTAGATTTTATGGTTAAAGAAGGATTTTTGAAACCTGAAAATAGAGCTTTATTGTTAATTGATGAGACTATAGACGGATTAATGGAGAAGATGAAAAATTATACAGCTCCTGAAAAAACACATGTAATTAATAAAGTTGTAAGCTAA
- a CDS encoding DUF1684 domain-containing protein, which yields MKHFFVFITMITMVSCNSQGKRKQLGKTDFQKSLNSKFKDATTSPLTKKGLKSFTGLDFYPVNETYKVKAKIEKTPDSPTFNFPTTTDRVAVYEKYGVITFTIENKELKLAIYKNKFSTEKYKNHLFLPFLDKTNGTTSYGGGRFIDVLTTDEQKDGTIVIDFNKAYNPYCAYSDRYSCPITPRDNYLDIEIKAGVKAYKK from the coding sequence ATGAAACATTTTTTTGTATTTATTACTATGATAACAATGGTATCATGTAATTCTCAAGGAAAAAGAAAACAACTTGGTAAAACTGATTTTCAAAAGTCATTAAATTCTAAATTTAAAGATGCTACAACTTCTCCGTTAACAAAAAAAGGATTGAAAAGTTTTACAGGGTTAGATTTTTACCCAGTAAATGAAACTTATAAGGTAAAAGCAAAGATAGAAAAGACTCCAGATTCGCCTACTTTTAATTTTCCAACAACAACAGATAGGGTGGCTGTATATGAAAAGTATGGAGTAATTACTTTTACAATAGAAAATAAAGAATTAAAATTAGCTATTTATAAAAATAAATTTTCAACAGAAAAATATAAAAACCATTTATTCTTACCTTTCTTAGATAAAACAAATGGAACAACTTCGTATGGTGGAGGAAGATTTATTGATGTATTAACTACCGATGAACAAAAAGACGGTACTATAGTGATTGATTTTAATAAAGCGTATAATCCATATTGTGCTTATAGTGATAGGTATTCTTGCCCAATAACTCCAAGAGATAATTATTTAGACATCGAAATAAAAGCAGGAGTAAAAGCTTATAAAAAGTAA
- a CDS encoding LacI family DNA-binding transcriptional regulator: MNYNVTLKEIALKSGVSVSTVSKALNDSHEISSITKERISKIAKSLNYRPNFFAKNLKRKTNFIIGVILPDLKNDFFSNLLVGITEETCEKKHRIMVYQTCNSPEKEITYTKLLSENIIDGLIISPSLFPERHAEDNKYLIKLSERHLPIIVINKMVDNVVYTNTQLKQSNNGLKLGKDLVSNMISKIKNYNLQLEVS; encoded by the coding sequence ATGAATTATAACGTAACATTAAAAGAAATAGCATTAAAATCGGGAGTATCAGTGTCAACAGTTTCTAAGGCATTAAATGATAGCCATGAAATTAGTAGTATAACTAAAGAAAGGATTTCTAAAATAGCAAAGTCATTAAACTACAGGCCTAATTTTTTTGCTAAGAATTTAAAAAGAAAAACGAACTTTATTATTGGAGTTATACTACCTGATTTAAAAAATGATTTTTTTTCTAACTTATTAGTAGGTATTACTGAAGAAACATGTGAAAAAAAACATAGAATTATGGTTTATCAAACGTGTAATAGCCCAGAAAAAGAAATTACGTACACAAAATTATTATCTGAAAATATTATTGATGGTTTAATTATATCACCTTCATTATTTCCTGAACGCCATGCTGAAGATAATAAATATCTGATCAAACTTTCTGAAAGACATTTACCAATAATAGTTATTAATAAAATGGTTGATAATGTTGTGTATACAAATACGCAGTTAAAGCAGTCTAATAACGGACTTAAATTAGGTAAAGATTTAGTAAGTAATATGATTAGTAAAATCAAAAATTATAATTTACAGTTAGAAGTTTCTTAG
- a CDS encoding ABC transporter ATP-binding protein yields the protein MSFAKQYRLKFGTAVISTILLAIASAASPYVLMHAVNDFTTTKNLNQLLNYTVIMLVILLIQVALQFLFIYYANWVGQHIIRDIRATVFKKIMDFKMGYFDTTSVGRLVTRVVSDIETIANFFTQGVFMIVSDILKMLVVIVVMLVINWKLALIALAVLPILIYATKLFQIAIKATFQDVRNQVANLNGFVQERVTGMKIVQLFNREKIEYKNFVGINDKHKKAHIKTVWYYSIFFPIAEILSSIAIGLIVWYGGFQVVENSTVTVGAIIGFIKMAQMLFRPLRQIADKFNQLQMGIVSGERVFAVIDTESSIDKKGTIEATNLKGNITFNDVHFSYIKGEEVLKGISFDVKKGETVAIVGATGAGKSTIINLISRFYEIDSGEIAVDTIPVEQYNISSLRKKVAVVLQDVFLFSDTIHNNITLNDTTISAEEVITAAKQIGIHDFIMSLPNGYSYNVKERGAMLSSGQRQLIAFLRAYVSKPSILILDEATSSVDSHSEQMIQDATDLITKNRTSIVIAHRLATIQKADTIIVMDKGLIVEQGSHKNLLQKKDGFYRNLYDKQFSDESTE from the coding sequence ATGAGTTTTGCAAAACAGTACCGATTAAAATTTGGTACAGCTGTAATTTCAACAATATTATTAGCTATTGCATCAGCGGCAAGCCCGTATGTTTTAATGCATGCTGTAAATGATTTTACAACAACAAAAAACCTTAATCAGTTACTGAACTACACAGTAATAATGTTAGTTATTTTATTAATACAAGTTGCCTTGCAATTTTTGTTTATATACTATGCTAACTGGGTTGGACAACACATTATTAGAGACATAAGAGCAACTGTTTTTAAAAAAATAATGGACTTTAAAATGGGTTACTTTGATACAACTTCGGTTGGTAGACTAGTAACCAGAGTAGTTTCTGATATTGAAACTATAGCCAATTTTTTTACACAAGGTGTTTTTATGATTGTAAGTGATATTTTAAAAATGCTTGTTGTTATTGTAGTTATGCTAGTTATTAATTGGAAATTAGCACTTATAGCTCTTGCTGTTTTACCAATTTTAATTTACGCCACTAAGCTTTTTCAAATTGCAATAAAAGCAACTTTTCAAGATGTTAGAAACCAGGTTGCTAACCTAAATGGTTTTGTACAAGAAAGGGTAACAGGTATGAAAATTGTTCAACTTTTTAATCGTGAAAAAATAGAATATAAAAATTTTGTTGGAATTAATGACAAACATAAAAAAGCACATATAAAAACAGTATGGTACTATTCAATATTTTTTCCTATTGCTGAAATTTTATCATCTATAGCTATAGGTTTAATTGTTTGGTATGGAGGTTTTCAAGTGGTAGAAAATAGCACAGTAACTGTTGGTGCTATTATTGGATTTATAAAAATGGCACAAATGTTATTTCGCCCTTTGCGTCAAATTGCCGATAAATTTAACCAATTACAAATGGGAATTGTATCTGGTGAAAGAGTTTTTGCAGTAATAGACACTGAAAGTTCTATTGATAAAAAAGGAACTATTGAAGCTACTAATTTAAAAGGAAATATAACTTTTAATGATGTGCATTTTAGCTATATTAAAGGTGAAGAAGTACTTAAAGGAATTAGTTTTGATGTTAAAAAAGGGGAAACAGTAGCTATTGTAGGTGCTACAGGCGCTGGAAAGTCTACCATTATTAATTTAATTAGTAGGTTTTACGAAATAGATAGTGGTGAAATTGCCGTAGACACCATTCCTGTAGAACAGTATAATATTAGCTCGCTAAGAAAAAAAGTAGCTGTAGTTTTACAAGATGTTTTTTTGTTTTCTGATACTATTCATAACAATATTACTTTAAATGATACTACCATTTCAGCTGAAGAAGTAATAACTGCTGCTAAACAAATTGGTATTCATGATTTTATTATGAGCTTACCTAATGGCTATAGTTATAATGTAAAAGAAAGAGGTGCTATGCTATCATCTGGACAACGCCAATTAATTGCATTTTTAAGAGCTTATGTTAGTAAACCTAGTATTTTAATTTTGGATGAAGCTACCTCATCGGTAGATTCTCATTCAGAACAAATGATACAAGATGCAACTGATTTAATTACAAAAAATAGAACCTCTATTGTTATTGCACATCGATTAGCAACTATCCAAAAAGCAGACACGATAATTGTAATGGATAAAGGCTTAATTGTAGAGCAAGGTAGCCACAAAAATTTATTACAGAAAAAAGATGGCTTTTACAGAAACTTATATGACAAACAATTTAGTGATGAAAGCACTGAATAA